A genome region from Engraulis encrasicolus isolate BLACKSEA-1 chromosome 6, IST_EnEncr_1.0, whole genome shotgun sequence includes the following:
- the LOC134451484 gene encoding N-acetylneuraminate lyase-like translates to MAKLGKKLTGLVAATFTPLTSEGEINLPVIEPYVDYLVSKQGVRKVFVNGTTGESVSLSLDERKRLVEEWCQKGKDKLEAVIVHVGCSSLKDCKELARHAVEVEAHGIALISPSFFKPPNAAALRTFLQEVASAAPSLPFYYYHIPSMTGLHLRASEVMEGIKEMIPSFSGVKFSGSDLLDFGQCVHSYPGHWSYLYGMDEQLLAALALGADGAVGSTYNYMGSHMNNVLAASDSGNLPQARTHQFQMQEIILFAMKNGFGLAMNKKIMSDLSGLALGPPRLPLVCCDEAKAHTVVQKLRSVLGDQ, encoded by the exons ATGGCGAAGCTTGGTAAAAAGCTGACAGGTCTTGTGGCTGCAACATTCACTCCCCTGACATCTGAAGG TGAGATTAACCTGCCAGTGATTGAGCCGTACGTTGACTACTTGGTGTCAAAACAAGGAGTCCGGAAAGTGTTTG TTAACGGCACCACTGGTGAGAGCGTGTCCCTGTCTTTGGACGAGAGGAAACGTCTGGTGGAAGAGTGGTGCCAAAAGGGCAAGGATAA acttGAGGCAGTGATTGTCCACGTCGGTTGTTCAAGTCTCAAGGACTGCAAGGAACTG GCACGCCATGCGGTGGAGGTAGAGGCTCACGGCATCGCTCTCATCTCACCATCCTTCTTCAAACCACCCAATGCTG CTGCTCTGAGGACGTTTCTCCAAGAGGTGGCATCTGCGGCCCCCAGTCTTCCCTTCTACTACTACCACATCCCAAGCATGACAGGGCTTCACT TGCGTGCCTCTGAAGTGATGGAGGGAATTAAGGAAATGATCCCGTCATTCAGCGGCGTGAAATTCAGTGGCAGCGACCTCTTGGACTTTGGCCAGTGTGTCCATAGCTACCCTGGCCACTGGTCATACTTGTACGGAATGGATGAG CAACTCTTGGCAGCGCTTGCCCTGGGAGCAGACGGGGCAGTGGGCAG CACATACAACTACATGGGAAGTCACATGAACAATGTGCTTGCTGCCTCAGACAGTGGAAACCTGCCACAGGCCCGCACACATCAG TTTCAGATGCAGGAGATTATTCTCTTTGCAATGAAGAATG GGTTCGGCCTTGCCATGAACAAGAAGATCATGTCAGACCTCTCTGGATTGGCCCTTGGTCCTCCTCGTCTCCCTCTCGTATGCTGCGATGAGGCAAAGGCACACACTGTGGTCCAGAAACTACGCAGTGTCCTGGGAGACCAGTAA
- the LOC134451483 gene encoding hydroxylysine kinase-like — MAARESKPNLSHAQVSELISRLYCLTDSEIRPLPSFEDQNFFVSVSEGGEYVLKVVNSADSQNPTLLELQTHAMNFLHQKGFPAQTAILTKTGNLMSLEEIDCGFGPQKYLVRLLTYLPGTTIAKILSSPAILYEVGKMAATMDNVFQEMEHPNLGVLQRDNFSFGLAHVPLLEKYLPAIDGDPMQQVVSEIITQFKAEAVPKMASFRKCINHGDFNDQNILVMQDNQSRYKISGILDFGDMSSGYNIFELAIAIMHMMIESMTPVDVGGHILAGYESVFPLNEAERDCLFLLVLCRFSQVLVLTRYAVLQQPENEEYLALWYSRPGIKYLSLLWELGKHEVDRTWFECAQKYRDQH; from the exons ATGGCAGCAAGGGAATCCAAACCAAATCTCAGTCATGCACAGGTATCTGAGCTTATCAGCCGCCTGTACTGCCTGACTGACTCTGAGATACGTCCACTTCCAAGTTTTGAGGACCAGAATTTCTTCGTGTCTGTGAGCGAAGGTGGGGAGTATGTGCTCAAAGTTGTGAACTCCGCAGACAGCCAGAACCCCACTCTTCTGGAGTTGCAGACCCATGCCATGAACTTCTTGCACCAGAAAGGGTTCCCAGCTCAGACCGCCATCCTCACCAAGACAGGAAACCTGATGAGTCTGGAAGAGATTG ACTGTGGTTTTGGGCCTCAGAAATACTTGGTACGCCTACTGACATATTTACCTGGTACAACCATTGCCAAGATCCTGAGCTCTCCTGCCATCCTCTATGAAGTTGGAAAAATGGCTGCCACCATGGATAATGTCTTCCAAGAG ATGGAGCACCCAAACCTGGGTGTCCTCCAGAGGGATAACTTCAGCTTTGGTCTGGCCCATGTTCCCCTTCTGGAGAAATACCTCCCTGCCATAGATGGAGACCCCATGCAGCAGGTGGTCAGCGAGATCATTACTCAGTTCAAGGCAGAGGCCGTTCCCAAGATGGCCTCCTTCCGCAAAT GTATAAATCATGGAGATTTCAACGATCAAAACATTCTGGTAATGCAGGACAACCAGTCCCGGTATAAAATATCGGGCATCCTAGACTTTGGTGACATGAGCAGTGGCTACAACATCTTCGAGCTGGCCATTGCCATCATGCACATGATGATCGAGAGCATGACTCCTGTGGACGTGGGCGGCCATATTCTGGCAGGTTACGAGAGCGTCTTCCCCCTGAACGAGGCCGAGAGAGACTGCCTTTTCCTGCTGGTGCTGTGCAGGTTCAGCCAGGTGCTGGTGCTGACCCGCTATGCTGTGCTGCAGCAACCCGAGAATGAGGAGTACCTGGCCCTCTGGTACTCTCGCCCCGGGATCAAATACCTGAGCCTACTCTGGGAGCTTGGCAAGCACGAGGTGGACAGGACCTGGTTTGAGTGTGCCCAGAAGTACAGGGACCAACAttaa